The nucleotide window CAGATGTTTAAGGTGACAACCTTTGACCTCGACAATATTCCCCGCACCGAGGGTGGTGCTATTGATTATGCCGAAGACTTCTTTGGTAAACAAACCAATCTCACTGTCAGTGGTCAACTCGAAGGCGAAATCTTTGCTACTGCGCTAACCAATATCTACACTTTTGGCCCGACCTTTAGAGCCGAAAACTCAAACACTTCCAGACACTTGTCTGAGTTTTGGATGATTGAGCCTGAGATGTCCTTTTGTGATTTAGAAGGCAACATGGACTGTGCCGAAGCTTTTCTCAAGACAATCTTTAGTGATGTTCTGACCAATTGCGGTAGAGATATGGCCTTTTTTAATGAGCGCATCGATAAGACTGTAATTGAGACATTGCGTGGCATTGTTGAGAGTGATTTTGCCCGGGTCTCATACACAGAGGCTGTCGATATCCTGCTCAAGAGTGGCGAGAGCTTTGAGTTTCCTGTGCAATGGGGCATCGACTTGCAGTCGGAGCATGAGCGTTATCTCTCCGAGAAGAAGTTTAAAAAGCCTGTTGTGGTCTACGATTATCCCAAAGATATCAAAGCCTTTTATATGCGCGCCAACGAAGACGGCAAGACCGTCCGCGCTATGGATGTGCTAGTGCCTAAAGTGGGTGAAATCATCGGCGGTTCTCAAAGAGAAGAGCGCTACGACGTACTTGTCCAGCGTATGAAAGACAGCCACCTCAATCCAGAAGATTACTGGTGGTATCTCGATTTGCGCCGCTATGGCACAGTGCCGCACTCTGGCTTTGGCCTCGGTCTTGAGCGCACCGTGCAGTTTTGCACCGGTATGACCAATATCAGAGACGTTATACCGTTTCCTCGCGCTCCCAAGACTGCCGAGTTTTAAGTCAAAGACTATTAACCAGAGTCTAGTCTAGCCAGAGCCAGTTAGTGATTGTTTCGCTAACTACGATACGTACGGAGTCCAGCACCGGCTCCGGCACTTCGTCGCGGGACAAAAATTCGAGCCAGGCAAATAAATCTGTCAGTAAGCTGAGGTGATACCAGTTATCTGGCAGTTGCCCGCCCGCTTTTTTGTAGCCTGCGGCCAGGGCCTCGCGCAGACCGGGCTCTAAGCCAAAGGGCGGTCTGAGCAAATTGCCAAAGTCCACATAGGGAGTACCGGCAAAAGCAAACTCAAAATCCAGCACGGCGCTTACTGCCATTGTGTTTGTGTCTATCAATATATTGGAGCTGCCAAAGTCGCTATGACAGAGACAGGGCAAGTTTTTATAGCTGTTGAGGAGTTCGCCTTCTTCTTCGATAAAGGCCATCAGGCGGCGGCTCAGAGACTTACCCAGCATCTCCTGCCGCCCTTGCTCTACGAGCACTTGATTGGCAAAGACATTGAGGCTGCGTCCAGTCATTTTTATCGGTTTATCGACAATGAGCATGCCATTCAAAAAACCAGCTTCTGCAAATTTGATCTTGTGGATAGTGGCAAGGCTAGCGCCCAGCGATTGACCGAGTTTGTTAATTTGCTCTGGAGTGAGCGGTAATTCGAGGGCATCGAGTGTGGTGCCTTCAATAAATTCCATCACTATATAGGGCAGGTCAATAGCCGAGTCTTCTGTCTGGTGATAGACAAATTTAGGCTGGGGCAGGTCTTTTACAAAGTCATTGATCTTTATCTCTTTGGCCATGCGCTCTTTGTCTGCATGCTCGATAAGCCTGATTACAAGTGGCTTGTGAGCATTGTCTGCAAAGGTGACTTTGTAATTGGTATTGCTAAAGCCGCTAGTTAAAACAGTCAGCTCATCAATTGCAGCAGCTGCCTCAATTGGTGCTAGCAATTGTTGGGCTTGCACCTTGGTTAATTCCAGGTGCGTTTTATGTCTGATCCAGTCTTCTTTCACTGATGGTTTCTTATTGCTGGGTACTGGTATCAGGCTACTGGTAGTTGAGACTTTGGTCTGTCTCTGTCTGGATTTTGGAAGAATGCTACAGCAATCACTCCACAAAGAGTAAAGGCAATAAGCAGCATAAATGGTGAGTTATAACTCTTGGTTTTTTCGACCAGGACTCCAGTCAAGTAAGGTGCAATGATGCCAGCAAAAGCCAGGAAGCTGTCCATGAGACCAAGGCTGGTAGCCGCTTTGTCCTTAGCTAGGTCGCAGTTGATGGCATAAAATGAGGCGTTTGGCATAAAACCAAAACCAAGACCAAGTGAGAGAAATACTAGAGCGTGCTCAATGGAGGGGCTGAACAAAATTGGGATAAAAGAAATCGCCGAAAGTAGCTGGCAAATCCACATCACATGAGAGCGGGCAATGCGCATGCTGCCAGTTTTAACATAGAGTTTGTCTGAGATAAATCCGGCAGCTGACACCATCACTGCTGCCACCAGCCACGGTATCCACAATGTGTCGGCAACTACTTTGAGCTTTACATGAAAAGTATAGCAAAGGTAGTCAGGCAGCCAGTGTACGGCAAAAAATAGCAAATAGCCAAAGGCAAAAAAGGCAAAGTTATTTGCTACGAGTGATTTGTTTGTGAGCAAAAACTTCCAGGTGGTTTTGCCCAGCTCAATATCATGAGCCTTGATTTGATCATGAGTGTGCTCGCGGTCTACCACCCGTCCATCGCGGATAATGAGCAGCTCTGCATCATTGACAAACTTGGAGTGTTCGGGATAATCGCGGTACAAAAGCCACCACACGACGGCCCAGACGATGCCGACAGTGCCCAGTATGACAAACATGTTTTTCCAGCCATAATTTGTCAAAAGACAAATAAGCAAAGGTGCGCCGATAGCATTAGCTAGAGGCACAGCAGCTAGACCGATAGCTGTAGAGCGAGCGCGTTCACTGGTGGGTAACCAGTCGGCTACGACTCTAGTGAGAGAAGGGAAGTGCGGACCTTCGGATAGTCCAAGCAAGGTGCGCAGTGTGCAAAAGAGGCTGAGATTGGAAGCCTTGCCCATCATGGCGGTGCAACCAGACCAGAGAATACAGGCTATTGACCAGACTTTGCGTGCGCCCCATTTGTCTACCATGATGCCGCCGCCAGTGGTCATGATCATGTAGCCGACGCCAAACGCTGCTGTGATGCTGCCAAAGTCGGCATGGTTAAAGCCGAATTCTTTTTTCATCGGCTCCATGGCGTATGAAATCGCCGTGCGGTCCAGGTAGTTGACCAGAGTGATAAAAAAGGCAAAGCCCAAAATCACCCAGCGGTAGTTTGTTGGTTGGCTGTTAGTGGCAAGGTTGGCTTTCAATTCGACTGACTTTACTTCGGCATTGCCGCCAGAATTATTGGCAGAGGCTTCCTGTAAGTCGATATTAGGCTGGCTCATTAGATAACCTTAATATGGCGCCCGTGGGCGTTTGTTTGTGTGATGCCTGACAGGCGGTTCATTAGCTTATCCGATAGATATCGGCATCGGTAAAAAAATTACTTTCAGAATTGAACTTTTTGAATGAAATAAGCGTTCTTATAGATGTAGTTATTTAAGGCCAGGAGTGTTCAGATGTTTAATTTAAAGTCTTCCACTTTGCGTATCGCAAAATCCAGCCTGGCGCTGGCCTTTGCCCTACCTATTTGTCTATCCCAGGCTGGCTTTGCCCAGGGTGTGGCTGCCGATGACGACGATGTTTTGACTATAATTTCGCTCGATGGCGCTCCCGGCGCTGGTCCTGGTTTTGCCCCTGATGGCGATCCCATGACATTTGCCGTGGCCGCTTTGCCCGGTGGTATGGAGCCGCCAGTCCTCGATATGGCCCGCATGGGTCACGGTGGCGGTATGCGCGGTTGCCCCATGGGACGAGTCCTGGATGGGGACAATGCCATTACCGATGAGCAGTACGAGCGTATGCATGTCCTTAAAAACGCCATGCTGGACAAAATGGGCCCCAAGATGGCGGAGATGTCATCCCTCAGCCGTCAGCTCAGAGATGCTCTAGGCTCGGCCACCATCGACAGCAAAAAGGTAAACGACCTGCGCAATCGTATCTCGGCAGCCAAGACCGACCTGTCTAACATCAAGCTCGATCATATGATTGCCATGGCCGATGTCTTTACCCCAGCTCAGAGGGTGGAGCTGCACAAAGCCATGATTAAGTCGCCCATGGGCATGATGGGTGGTCGTCATCATGGCTATAGTCGTGGTCACATGGGTGGCTCAGGCGGCTGGGGCGGCAAGTCTTGCCCTGTAGTGGGTGGAGCCGGTAAGGGGTCTGACAAGTAAGTCTTAGCGGGCTATCCAGTCAGTTTTAGTTCAAAAGTAGCTGTCCGTTTATCTCGGGCAGCTATTTTTTTGCAATCTCCCTAAATTGCCAGGCTTTGCCGTCAATCACGCATAAGAGAACTGAAAAAATGGATTTAGATAATGATTGTTTGACAATCAACATAAGAGAGGCGATTTGCTTGATAATACTGTTTAGCAAATCGGTATCAAAAAGGGGTATTGGTAAGGATTTAGGCATGACTATGCAAGGCAAAACTAGAAAAACAACATTTGGTTTGTCTGCGCTATCTTTAGCGCTCGCTTTAAACATGACAATGGTCCCAGCTTATAGCGCCTGGTACGACAACGAAAACACCTTTCTCGACCGCGGCAAGCAGTCCTACAATTCTGGTCAATTTGACCAGGCTCTGAGTCAGTTTACTGAATGTGTCAAAGCTAATCCCAGTCGTGCTGATGCTTACTACTGGCGGGCTATGACCCTTATGGGTTTAAAGCAGCCAGAGCGCGCTTTGCACGACTTAGACGAAGCAATCAAGCTTTCACCCGATTGTGCCTCATGTTATATGCACAGAGGGCTGATTTACTCAAATCAAGGCAAATTAGAAGAAGCAATCAAAGAGTTTGATCAAGCTTTGCGCTACGATCCGGGTCTAGCTGATGCCGAGACCAACCGCAAGTTTTGTGTTAACCAGATAGAAAAGAATAAAATCGCCAAAGAGACAACCAAAGTTGCTCCTGCAAGCACTGTGCTGGCTTTATCTGGTGACTCTGTCAATAAAAAGCCAGTAGTGGTAGCCAGTACTGCCGGTAGTGGCAAGACCAGTGTCACCGCCAGCTCGACAGCGGCTACAAATGATCCGCAGTGGATCAAACTGCAAAAAGAGCTTGAATTTAAAGCTCAAAAAGAACGCGCTGAAGCAGAGCGTCTTGCTATCGCTCGCATCAAGGCTGAGAACGAATCGAAGTTGCTTGAAGCTAAGTTGAATGAGCGCAAAGAAAAAGATAAGGCTCTGCAAGAGGAGCGTGAAGCGCGCCGCATCGCCTCAAACAAAACCACCAAAGTGGTAGGCAAGCTGCCCACTACCAAAGTCGAACCCGAAGTGACTACTGATGAAGCACCTTCCCTCGAAATTGTTAATCGTCCAGTACGTGATAAGTGGGCTTTGATTGTTGGTATTAGTAGTTTTGCAGACAAGAGTCTCAACCTCAGATATCCAGCCAAAGATGCCAAAGATTTCTACAACTTTTTGATCAAAGAGGGCAATTTTGCTCCTGATCATGTGCGCTTACTGGTAAACGAGCAGGCTACCCGAGCCAATATTCTCTCTGATCTTGGTGATAAGTGGCTGCCACGTGTAGCTAATCCAGATGACCTTG belongs to Candidatus Obscuribacter sp. and includes:
- the asnS gene encoding asparagine--tRNA ligase, with protein sequence MAVQVESFVRTAVVDTLKKETIGKKVRVCGWVRTRRDSKGGFSFIEINDGSTFDSVQVLAEKTLPNYEDEILKLGIGSSVEVIGNVVESPGKEQTTEVKAESVKVLGFADPATYPLQKKGTSFEFLRTIAHLRPRTNTFGAVARVRNEICRSIHNFFQSRGFMYVHAPIITGSDCEGAGQMFKVTTFDLDNIPRTEGGAIDYAEDFFGKQTNLTVSGQLEGEIFATALTNIYTFGPTFRAENSNTSRHLSEFWMIEPEMSFCDLEGNMDCAEAFLKTIFSDVLTNCGRDMAFFNERIDKTVIETLRGIVESDFARVSYTEAVDILLKSGESFEFPVQWGIDLQSEHERYLSEKKFKKPVVVYDYPKDIKAFYMRANEDGKTVRAMDVLVPKVGEIIGGSQREERYDVLVQRMKDSHLNPEDYWWYLDLRRYGTVPHSGFGLGLERTVQFCTGMTNIRDVIPFPRAPKTAEF
- a CDS encoding aminoglycoside phosphotransferase family protein; this translates as MKEDWIRHKTHLELTKVQAQQLLAPIEAAAAIDELTVLTSGFSNTNYKVTFADNAHKPLVIRLIEHADKERMAKEIKINDFVKDLPQPKFVYHQTEDSAIDLPYIVMEFIEGTTLDALELPLTPEQINKLGQSLGASLATIHKIKFAEAGFLNGMLIVDKPIKMTGRSLNVFANQVLVEQGRQEMLGKSLSRRLMAFIEEEGELLNSYKNLPCLCHSDFGSSNILIDTNTMAVSAVLDFEFAFAGTPYVDFGNLLRPPFGLEPGLREALAAGYKKAGGQLPDNWYHLSLLTDLFAWLEFLSRDEVPEPVLDSVRIVVSETITNWLWLD
- a CDS encoding caspase family protein, translating into MTMQGKTRKTTFGLSALSLALALNMTMVPAYSAWYDNENTFLDRGKQSYNSGQFDQALSQFTECVKANPSRADAYYWRAMTLMGLKQPERALHDLDEAIKLSPDCASCYMHRGLIYSNQGKLEEAIKEFDQALRYDPGLADAETNRKFCVNQIEKNKIAKETTKVAPASTVLALSGDSVNKKPVVVASTAGSGKTSVTASSTAATNDPQWIKLQKELEFKAQKERAEAERLAIARIKAENESKLLEAKLNERKEKDKALQEEREARRIASNKTTKVVGKLPTTKVEPEVTTDEAPSLEIVNRPVRDKWALIVGISSFADKSLNLRYPAKDAKDFYNFLIKEGNFAPDHVRLLVNEQATRANILSDLGDKWLPRVANPDDLVLVYISSHGSASEMDVAGSNYLLAYDSQVDSLYASGLAMQDLTRIIKGRVHSDRVVIMLDACHSGAVDVGAKGLQRTNNVDAAAIAQGTGQLVISSSTPSQVSWESKQYENSVFTRCLIDSLRKNGATTTLGEAFQNLKDKVQEEVLRERGVMQTPVLKSRWSGQDLRLSSPAVSPRVGLAN
- a CDS encoding MFS transporter yields the protein MSQPNIDLQEASANNSGGNAEVKSVELKANLATNSQPTNYRWVILGFAFFITLVNYLDRTAISYAMEPMKKEFGFNHADFGSITAAFGVGYMIMTTGGGIMVDKWGARKVWSIACILWSGCTAMMGKASNLSLFCTLRTLLGLSEGPHFPSLTRVVADWLPTSERARSTAIGLAAVPLANAIGAPLLICLLTNYGWKNMFVILGTVGIVWAVVWWLLYRDYPEHSKFVNDAELLIIRDGRVVDREHTHDQIKAHDIELGKTTWKFLLTNKSLVANNFAFFAFGYLLFFAVHWLPDYLCYTFHVKLKVVADTLWIPWLVAAVMVSAAGFISDKLYVKTGSMRIARSHVMWICQLLSAISFIPILFSPSIEHALVFLSLGLGFGFMPNASFYAINCDLAKDKAATSLGLMDSFLAFAGIIAPYLTGVLVEKTKSYNSPFMLLIAFTLCGVIAVAFFQNPDRDRPKSQLPVA
- a CDS encoding Spy/CpxP family protein refolding chaperone, producing MFNLKSSTLRIAKSSLALAFALPICLSQAGFAQGVAADDDDVLTIISLDGAPGAGPGFAPDGDPMTFAVAALPGGMEPPVLDMARMGHGGGMRGCPMGRVLDGDNAITDEQYERMHVLKNAMLDKMGPKMAEMSSLSRQLRDALGSATIDSKKVNDLRNRISAAKTDLSNIKLDHMIAMADVFTPAQRVELHKAMIKSPMGMMGGRHHGYSRGHMGGSGGWGGKSCPVVGGAGKGSDK